A section of the Elizabethkingia anophelis R26 genome encodes:
- a CDS encoding RHS repeat-associated core domain-containing protein → MTTIEAKVCTEYYSAGSGIIKMYATIKVPDSVDILTGKYRLMNGDTIIRESSYQDYSRVNGEIGLSSMFDNELTEQELSQATKFVWEATIESVSKQLVLEGYNSVRCATGAFTNPEITTPVGTIGNILFHDTQGKIDVNGGGQLQYTLPIALPPGVKSVAPQINLIYTSGSGNGIAGFGWNLSGITSISRMGKTIEKDGEIKGIKLDYSDFYQFNGQRLILKSGDYGKDGAEYVTEKYSNIKIKSVGTNPEQNGPEYFEVTFEDGSQAWYGQASSARTPLEYNIVKWKDAQGNYISYEYIQNNNVAVISNISWGGNETANTSHFNNITFNYTTREDIEISYVNGRKFIQANILSSITVYTNGSLFKKYRIEYKKDDKGNKYQFVKTITESNSKGEDATPVVFEYQKSDSGGWRVSWPTQDSNTEGLYGDFDGDGKLDILKYLDAFTDCVGGLKQVWVEADEFMPGHFTPVCETEWEGRPAGLYLFSSVFDDNSPKPVFTESMGITKEDLRKAIPFNLKRLDGEIVPRQGFVIYKTLYPGGLGDKQDLEIKAYSIDPISKKLKEEFRKVIPGDRYDESVSRDFNTDPSESQYWAETYIEDVREMDLDGDGLSDLVFSLRDTSYREINNTGPNGELQIPEVVSETRYRYLIVQPGETDIEKLASTVSLGPFYDRNFFEKAKKGDFNGDGIVDFLYFDSGGRPYLTTFTKNSSGTFSTNNTSFSDIIIEGLRDDAVLGDFTGDGKTDLLVPYGVDDWSWRLYISTGNGFVVQTLYNFSLFKRSNSFQGQTHNRYMNRKFFAQDLNKDGKADFIECYSHVHTGDFNESRFFVIYHENRGVDANGNVIFEEKNIDGSWKTPRESYKWDWYPDEYGNVQTEVNRSYALTNTAAHFSPVVGDFRINNSNENILLFQKGRLIKYSHYKVSAEARIISITQGGLTTKIDYKELDPNINKGFYEKVKEDEHYSYPYVEMDKISGSYAVSQLRQEGRKQDFKYRGFTAHLQGKGMIGFRRTARSSWYADGYENTKIWSGAEIDPLNEGLPIKEWSARTVDDNNLIFPNDISLSNTQLLSFKSTDYDVTTSAGGIKAIVPKKTITKDFLKDITTESSIVYGDYYLPRETTTKVNGDYSVSTTVMNYVHNPTGLASNYFIGRPESKTETVQAYGDVKSVKNEYTYENNLLKTLKNYNRDNTGWIKESYNYDGFGNIIEKTISNSVDSIIQNEKSQYDSKGRFVIKKTDNLGLETIIEYNDWGQVKVQTDPLGNSLMNTYDGWGKLLISKTNLSGATTYTYEKSSLSDTTVKEYTPDGNIKETLTNKLGQELATRTKVFGEQELYTVLSNGYDALGRKTRESEPVLSGNLPTQWNSISYDDSVFPAIATATAFNGKQMKTSVLGNVTTVEELNGNKRITKKTTDALGNVISSEDRGGVINFSYNAAGEQIKAQYGDNVVTTKYDVWGRKSEFFDPSNGLYKYEYNGFGQIKKEISPGGYKEYFYNDKGQLVNEVEKSNAVGLTDKSIAFTYNSKGQLESKTGTSNGKSYSTTISYDAFGRVKENIEQSNGKVFSQKNIVYDDKSRISSYEKELVSNGIVTKASIENLYDTWSGTLFQMKDKASGKVLWNLQEVNAKGLVLKSRLGEVNIANTYDANNFLSETKHSSEDSVILECQYVFDAIKNELKERTRQGEFDGTEVFIYDDNNRLVQWTNPRLGRLSSNKYDLQGRIIENDQIGTIQFGNTSKVYQSTSVKLNADGKQNYLNAQTQRIIYNENNDPLYIQGKIGDVRFEYGLTNMRQMATYGGDSAIGNINDLANSTWEGIFTKYYSEDGSFEITRNNWTGEEKHILYIGGTPYESNVVYLKDYTQSSGSFMFLHKDYLGSILAVSDKDGYKVQEAYFDAWGNRQTGGDINYLDRGYTGHEHFEDIGIIHMNGRLYDPLLRRFLNADENIQDPNNTQNYNKYGYVLNNPLMYNDPSGEFLFFAALAAWIGSKFLAAAIIGAVLGLVSYSLTTLVTGQSWNIGGALQSMFWGAISGAITFGIGTMFTPAAGTVLSATEKFFSGMMQGIVHGVAQGILSFMQGGSFEQGFASGALGSYGASIFGALANNVANSAIGTIAFGALAGGIGSELTGGNFWQGVVIGGVVAGLNHTAHTDYGPKPKSNRKANYKIPRKSQESGWLSPTNTTIGGIGVLGTGFENLSGRTSIGMNFKLYPSGWRGNQYVSTYRIAKVGKVLGSATLVIGTALDTYGVYSYYTEGANSPNAVHPIKGSANLGVGLWGMLHPVTAFGAVLYYGIDTFDPRGFSGAMEAIGNTEIQHRKMTGMGLLNGPKF, encoded by the coding sequence ATGACAACAATAGAAGCAAAAGTATGTACAGAATACTATAGTGCAGGATCAGGTATCATCAAAATGTACGCTACCATAAAAGTACCGGATAGTGTAGATATACTGACAGGAAAATACCGATTAATGAATGGTGATACAATTATCAGAGAGTCTAGTTATCAAGACTACAGTCGTGTAAACGGAGAAATAGGATTATCATCAATGTTCGATAATGAGCTTACAGAGCAAGAGCTTAGTCAGGCCACTAAATTTGTATGGGAGGCAACAATTGAAAGTGTTTCCAAGCAATTGGTATTAGAGGGCTATAATTCCGTTCGTTGTGCTACAGGTGCATTTACAAATCCTGAAATCACAACTCCGGTAGGAACTATAGGAAATATTCTATTTCATGACACTCAAGGGAAAATTGATGTAAACGGTGGTGGTCAATTACAGTATACTTTACCAATTGCATTACCACCGGGCGTAAAAAGTGTAGCTCCACAAATCAATTTAATTTATACCAGTGGCAGCGGAAATGGAATTGCAGGCTTTGGATGGAACCTTTCGGGTATTACGAGTATTTCCAGAATGGGAAAGACCATTGAGAAAGATGGTGAAATTAAAGGAATAAAACTGGATTACTCTGATTTCTATCAATTTAACGGGCAAAGGTTAATCTTAAAGTCTGGAGACTATGGAAAAGACGGAGCAGAATATGTGACCGAGAAATACTCCAACATTAAAATCAAGTCTGTAGGCACAAATCCTGAACAGAATGGCCCAGAATACTTTGAGGTAACTTTTGAAGACGGTTCTCAGGCATGGTATGGACAGGCTAGCTCAGCGAGAACACCTTTGGAGTATAATATTGTTAAATGGAAAGATGCTCAAGGGAATTATATTTCCTACGAGTATATTCAGAATAATAATGTCGCTGTCATCTCTAACATATCGTGGGGAGGGAATGAGACTGCTAATACTTCTCATTTTAATAATATTACTTTTAATTATACTACAAGAGAAGATATAGAAATCTCTTACGTTAATGGTAGAAAGTTTATCCAAGCCAATATATTGTCTAGTATTACTGTTTATACTAATGGAAGTCTTTTTAAAAAGTATAGAATAGAATACAAAAAAGATGATAAAGGGAACAAATATCAATTTGTAAAAACAATTACCGAAAGTAATTCAAAGGGAGAAGATGCTACCCCTGTTGTATTTGAGTATCAAAAATCAGATTCAGGAGGCTGGAGAGTTTCATGGCCTACTCAGGATAGTAATACAGAAGGGCTATACGGGGATTTTGATGGAGACGGGAAATTGGATATTTTAAAGTACCTTGATGCCTTTACGGACTGTGTAGGAGGATTAAAACAAGTTTGGGTTGAAGCTGACGAATTTATGCCAGGGCATTTTACTCCGGTATGCGAGACAGAATGGGAAGGAAGACCTGCTGGACTTTATCTGTTTAGTAGTGTTTTCGATGATAATAGCCCAAAGCCTGTTTTCACTGAAAGTATGGGAATTACTAAAGAGGATCTTCGGAAAGCTATTCCGTTTAATTTGAAAAGACTGGATGGTGAAATAGTACCAAGGCAGGGTTTTGTCATCTATAAAACTCTTTATCCTGGAGGACTGGGAGACAAACAGGACTTGGAGATTAAAGCTTACTCTATTGATCCTATATCAAAAAAGCTCAAAGAGGAGTTTAGAAAAGTAATTCCGGGAGACAGGTACGATGAATCTGTGTCGAGAGATTTCAATACAGACCCCAGTGAAAGTCAGTATTGGGCAGAAACCTATATCGAAGATGTGAGAGAGATGGATTTGGATGGTGATGGACTTTCGGATTTGGTTTTTAGCCTTAGAGATACCAGTTATAGAGAAATTAATAATACAGGTCCTAATGGCGAGCTACAAATACCTGAAGTAGTTTCTGAAACACGTTACCGCTATCTTATCGTGCAGCCCGGAGAAACAGATATTGAAAAATTAGCAAGTACTGTTTCATTAGGTCCTTTTTATGATCGAAACTTTTTTGAAAAAGCTAAGAAAGGGGATTTCAATGGAGATGGTATAGTAGACTTTCTGTATTTCGACTCGGGAGGTAGACCTTATTTAACGACGTTCACAAAGAATAGTTCAGGAACTTTTTCTACAAATAATACTTCCTTTTCAGACATAATTATTGAAGGTCTGAGGGATGATGCTGTATTAGGTGATTTCACAGGAGACGGCAAAACAGATCTTTTGGTTCCGTATGGAGTTGATGACTGGAGTTGGAGACTTTATATTTCAACAGGTAATGGTTTTGTGGTGCAAACCTTATATAACTTTTCCTTATTTAAAAGAAGTAACAGCTTTCAAGGGCAAACGCACAATAGGTATATGAATCGAAAGTTTTTCGCCCAAGATCTCAACAAAGACGGAAAAGCGGATTTTATCGAGTGCTACTCCCATGTTCATACAGGTGATTTTAATGAAAGTAGATTCTTTGTTATTTACCATGAAAACAGAGGAGTAGATGCTAATGGAAATGTAATTTTTGAGGAAAAAAATATTGATGGAAGCTGGAAAACACCAAGGGAATCCTATAAATGGGATTGGTATCCTGATGAATATGGCAATGTACAGACTGAAGTTAATCGAAGTTATGCACTTACCAATACTGCTGCTCATTTCTCACCAGTGGTTGGAGATTTTAGAATTAATAATTCCAATGAAAATATCCTGTTATTCCAGAAAGGCAGATTAATCAAGTACTCCCATTATAAAGTATCGGCTGAAGCCAGAATTATTTCAATTACTCAGGGAGGGCTTACTACAAAAATCGATTACAAGGAACTCGATCCGAATATTAATAAGGGCTTCTATGAAAAAGTAAAAGAGGATGAACACTATTCATATCCATATGTAGAAATGGATAAGATTTCAGGCTCTTATGCAGTCTCCCAACTCCGTCAGGAGGGAAGAAAGCAAGATTTCAAATACCGTGGCTTTACAGCTCATCTTCAGGGTAAAGGAATGATTGGTTTTCGTAGAACGGCAAGATCCTCATGGTACGCTGATGGATATGAAAACACCAAAATCTGGAGCGGAGCGGAAATTGATCCATTAAATGAAGGACTTCCAATAAAGGAATGGTCGGCGAGAACGGTTGATGATAATAATCTGATTTTTCCAAATGATATTTCATTAAGTAATACTCAGCTATTGTCATTTAAATCTACGGATTATGATGTAACAACTTCTGCGGGAGGTATTAAAGCTATTGTTCCTAAAAAGACAATTACTAAGGACTTTTTAAAAGATATTACAACAGAAAGTAGTATTGTTTATGGTGATTATTATCTCCCAAGGGAAACGACAACTAAAGTTAATGGAGATTATTCAGTATCCACTACGGTAATGAACTATGTTCATAATCCAACAGGTTTAGCTTCTAATTATTTCATTGGCCGTCCTGAATCTAAAACTGAGACTGTACAAGCCTACGGAGATGTTAAATCTGTTAAAAATGAATATACTTATGAAAACAATCTTTTAAAGACCCTGAAGAATTATAATAGAGATAATACGGGCTGGATAAAAGAGAGTTATAATTATGATGGTTTTGGGAATATTATAGAGAAGACTATTTCGAATAGCGTAGATTCTATAATTCAAAATGAAAAATCTCAATATGACTCAAAAGGGAGATTTGTCATAAAGAAAACCGATAATCTGGGACTTGAAACCATAATTGAATACAATGACTGGGGACAGGTGAAAGTACAAACAGATCCTTTGGGTAATAGCTTGATGAATACTTATGATGGTTGGGGTAAGTTATTAATATCCAAAACCAACTTATCAGGTGCAACAACCTATACTTATGAAAAATCTTCTCTAAGTGATACCACAGTTAAAGAATATACTCCGGATGGAAATATTAAAGAAACTTTAACCAATAAACTAGGACAGGAATTAGCGACAAGAACAAAGGTTTTTGGAGAGCAAGAGCTTTATACAGTATTAAGTAATGGATATGACGCATTGGGGAGAAAAACAAGAGAAAGTGAACCTGTTTTAAGTGGGAACCTTCCTACTCAGTGGAACAGTATCAGTTATGATGATAGTGTATTCCCAGCTATTGCAACAGCAACAGCATTCAATGGTAAACAAATGAAAACCTCTGTTTTAGGCAATGTTACAACTGTTGAGGAGCTTAATGGTAATAAGAGAATTACTAAAAAGACCACGGATGCTCTGGGTAATGTGATTTCTTCTGAGGACAGAGGAGGAGTTATCAACTTCTCGTATAATGCGGCTGGAGAGCAAATTAAAGCCCAATATGGTGATAATGTTGTTACCACTAAATATGATGTTTGGGGAAGAAAGTCGGAGTTTTTTGATCCTTCCAATGGTCTTTATAAATATGAGTATAATGGCTTTGGGCAAATAAAAAAAGAGATTAGCCCAGGGGGGTATAAAGAGTACTTCTATAATGATAAAGGTCAATTGGTAAATGAGGTTGAAAAATCCAATGCTGTTGGACTTACAGATAAAAGTATAGCTTTTACCTATAATTCAAAAGGACAGCTGGAGAGTAAAACAGGTACTTCGAATGGTAAAAGTTATTCTACAACTATTTCTTATGATGCTTTTGGTCGGGTAAAAGAGAATATAGAGCAAAGTAATGGTAAGGTGTTTTCTCAAAAAAATATTGTTTATGATGACAAATCCCGTATTTCTTCTTATGAGAAAGAGTTAGTCTCTAATGGAATAGTAACAAAAGCATCAATAGAGAATTTATATGATACCTGGAGTGGAACATTATTTCAGATGAAAGATAAAGCTTCTGGTAAAGTCTTATGGAATCTTCAGGAAGTTAATGCTAAGGGACTAGTTTTAAAATCCCGTCTGGGAGAAGTAAATATTGCCAATACTTACGATGCGAATAACTTTTTGAGTGAAACTAAACATTCTTCTGAGGATAGTGTAATACTTGAATGTCAGTATGTTTTTGATGCAATTAAGAATGAACTGAAAGAAAGAACCAGACAAGGTGAATTTGACGGGACTGAGGTTTTTATCTATGATGATAACAATCGATTAGTTCAGTGGACAAATCCTAGATTAGGAAGGCTTTCATCCAATAAGTATGACTTACAAGGACGAATCATTGAAAATGATCAGATAGGGACAATACAGTTTGGGAATACCTCCAAGGTATATCAATCCACAAGTGTAAAATTGAATGCAGACGGAAAACAAAATTATCTTAATGCCCAGACTCAAAGAATTATATATAATGAGAATAATGATCCTTTATATATCCAGGGTAAAATTGGAGATGTACGCTTTGAGTATGGATTAACTAACATGCGTCAAATGGCAACTTATGGCGGAGATTCTGCAATTGGAAATATTAATGATCTTGCTAACTCCACTTGGGAAGGGATCTTTACGAAATATTACAGTGAAGATGGTAGCTTTGAAATAACCCGTAATAACTGGACCGGTGAAGAAAAGCATATTTTATATATTGGTGGTACTCCATATGAGAGTAATGTAGTATATTTGAAAGACTACACGCAGAGCAGTGGATCTTTTATGTTTTTGCACAAAGACTATTTAGGTAGCATTTTGGCAGTTAGTGATAAAGACGGATATAAAGTGCAGGAAGCTTATTTTGATGCATGGGGAAATCGGCAAACAGGTGGAGACATTAACTATCTTGATAGAGGTTATACGGGCCATGAACATTTTGAGGATATAGGTATCATTCATATGAATGGACGTTTATACGATCCATTACTCAGAAGATTCTTAAATGCAGATGAAAATATTCAGGATCCCAACAATACCCAAAATTATAATAAATATGGGTATGTACTGAATAATCCATTGATGTACAATGATCCTAGTGGAGAGTTTTTATTCTTTGCTGCTTTAGCTGCATGGATTGGAAGTAAATTTCTGGCAGCAGCTATTATAGGAGCAGTACTAGGGTTAGTATCGTATTCTTTAACAACACTTGTTACGGGGCAGTCCTGGAATATAGGAGGAGCTTTACAATCTATGTTTTGGGGTGCAATAAGTGGTGCTATTACTTTTGGAATAGGAACGATGTTTACCCCTGCAGCCGGAACGGTTTTATCTGCAACGGAAAAGTTTTTTAGTGGAATGATGCAGGGAATAGTCCATGGTGTTGCACAAGGTATACTATCTTTCATGCAAGGTGGCAGTTTTGAACAAGGATTTGCCTCTGGTGCTTTGGGAAGCTATGGCGCTTCTATTTTTGGCGCACTAGCTAATAATGTAGCTAATAGTGCTATTGGTACTATTGCATTTGGTGCATTGGCTGGTGGAATAGGCTCTGAACTGACAGGTGGTAATTTTTGGCAAGGTGTTGTAATTGGCGGTGTAGTGGCAGGATTGAATCATACAGCGCATACGGATTATGGACCCAAGCCAAAATCAAATAGAAAAGCTAATTATAAAATACCTAGAAAATCTCAAGAAAGTGGTTGGCTAAGTCCCACTAATACAACAATTGGTGGCATTGGGGTACTTGGTACGGGATTTGAAAATTTATCTGGTAGAACTTCTATAGGAATGAATTTTAAATTGTACCCTAGTGGATGGCGAGGTAATCAATATGTATCTACATATAGAATAGCTAAAGTCGGTAAAGTATTAGGAAGTGCAACGTTAGTAATAGGAACAGCACTTGATACTTATGGTGTATATAGCTATTATACTGAAGGAGCAAATTCTCCTAATGCGGTTCACCCTATCAAAGGAAGCGCTAATTTAGGAGTTGGGTTATGGGGAATGTTACATCCTGTCACAGCTTTTGGAGCAGTATTATATTATGGTATAGATACTTTTGATCCGAGAGGGTTTTCAGGAGCAATGGAGGCGATAGGAAATACCGAAATACAACATAGAAAAATGACCGGAATGGGTCTGTTAAATGGTCCTAAATTTTAG
- a CDS encoding PKD domain-containing protein, with protein MTSKTELKSYFENGDIPNQEQFWAWMDSYWHKEEAIEPNAVQYTNTQPTVYKVGGVPTGITFENMPIKQVLDYIFYGKVDLSSTEIKFKIRTTQANERVPVAMLRTAAEVAQAKVNYGDGKEEMVVVPTYNGSESWTDGDGNTHYIDTGNTFYHVYETAGDYEITINAEANVSYARFCEGLTKNSQGYFEPTTNNYIVELSKFKSNSLTNLDYTFAGLSQANVSIDFKLETPEVSTMNSTFYGFGEGREFEAFPADMLSQITKPTGLRGTFFRAGLKKILPGFLDSFFNLETVWECFKNSKLGSGHYQGLDAGTYISQAVEGTNDFIPVSLFWKNPKLKDISHCFNYIGGGWFGNLTSGYLAYFVIRRELFQNGKSLGNVSGTIENAFYAFAKCNRILFEPNILKHAPNMVHMGGMFTQTNYMSHAVSWGGMIPVGASEDEVFTFYESDGDIEETKKGKGLTFQLSVMFPNISYPKILTLNGAFSTAAIGSSMGFRDNLDYTPNGSMVKWDTKISGKWILDKFPNAKAGSVDSYAKLILGQSGGSEADKSDGRNGAFYMLDQDDRILDKSSLPTLVFNNAIPY; from the coding sequence ATGACATCAAAAACAGAATTAAAAAGTTATTTCGAAAATGGGGATATCCCTAACCAAGAACAATTTTGGGCATGGATGGACAGCTACTGGCATAAAGAAGAAGCCATAGAGCCAAATGCCGTGCAGTATACCAATACACAGCCAACGGTATATAAAGTAGGCGGAGTTCCGACAGGTATAACCTTTGAGAACATGCCCATAAAGCAAGTCTTAGACTATATTTTCTATGGCAAAGTAGATTTATCCAGTACCGAGATTAAATTTAAAATCAGAACAACTCAGGCTAATGAAAGGGTTCCGGTTGCTATGCTAAGAACAGCCGCAGAGGTTGCGCAGGCTAAAGTAAACTACGGTGACGGAAAAGAAGAAATGGTAGTAGTTCCAACTTATAATGGTTCAGAGTCCTGGACGGACGGAGATGGGAATACGCATTACATAGATACCGGAAATACATTCTATCATGTATATGAAACCGCAGGCGATTATGAAATCACCATCAATGCAGAAGCCAATGTAAGCTATGCAAGATTCTGCGAAGGACTTACCAAAAATTCACAGGGTTACTTTGAGCCTACAACCAATAATTATATTGTAGAACTTTCCAAATTCAAATCGAACTCATTAACAAATCTAGACTATACTTTCGCAGGCTTATCACAGGCTAATGTAAGCATTGATTTCAAACTGGAAACACCTGAGGTGAGCACAATGAACTCAACTTTTTACGGATTTGGAGAAGGCAGAGAATTTGAAGCTTTCCCGGCGGATATGCTATCACAAATTACCAAACCAACAGGACTAAGAGGAACATTCTTTAGAGCAGGTCTTAAAAAGATCTTACCTGGGTTCTTAGACAGCTTCTTTAATCTTGAAACAGTATGGGAGTGCTTTAAGAATTCAAAACTAGGAAGTGGACATTATCAAGGGCTTGATGCAGGAACTTATATATCACAAGCAGTAGAAGGAACCAATGATTTTATACCAGTTTCGTTATTTTGGAAGAATCCTAAACTAAAAGATATCTCTCACTGTTTTAATTATATTGGAGGGGGCTGGTTTGGAAATTTAACAAGTGGTTATTTGGCATATTTTGTTATTAGGAGAGAACTTTTTCAGAATGGTAAATCATTAGGTAATGTATCGGGAACAATTGAAAACGCATTCTATGCTTTTGCAAAATGTAACAGAATCTTATTTGAACCTAATATATTGAAACATGCACCTAATATGGTTCATATGGGAGGAATGTTTACTCAAACTAATTACATGAGCCATGCCGTAAGCTGGGGTGGAATGATTCCGGTAGGAGCATCTGAAGATGAAGTTTTCACTTTTTATGAAAGTGATGGAGATATAGAAGAAACCAAAAAAGGAAAAGGATTGACATTCCAATTGTCCGTAATGTTTCCGAATATAAGCTATCCAAAAATATTAACATTGAATGGCGCATTTAGTACAGCTGCAATTGGAAGTTCTATGGGATTCCGAGACAATCTTGATTATACTCCAAATGGGAGTATGGTTAAATGGGATACTAAAATCAGTGGAAAGTGGATATTAGATAAATTCCCAAATGCCAAAGCGGGTAGTGTTGATAGTTATGCTAAATTGATATTAGGACAGTCAGGAGGTTCAGAAGCCGATAAGTCTGATGGTAGAAATGGGGCGTTTTATATGTTAGATCAAGATGATAGAATATTAGATAAATCTAGTTTACCAACATTAGTTTTCAATAATGCGATTCCATACTAG
- a CDS encoding MbnP family protein: MKIYKLLSLLFIGITLFTLSSCRNSDSTEMEDTTPGNLQIKFENGFNNLGDIVLGQTAQTSSGGQKHNFTTLKYIVSNIVLIDENGKEFKYNYNNPDKGAFIIDQSEAKAGIVYIDLADIPRNNYKKIRFGLGISQSAYLLGQDGQGIFWQKAKAAGMAWSWASGYIFTKLEGNYGSAAPDTKFMNHCGNMGNTSANNTADLYREITLNLPMTARVTKNIKPSIHILADLNQYLSGQTALTLNKDNEMAMGSNQHLVNATNNLTKMFRVDHVHND, translated from the coding sequence ATGAAAATTTATAAACTTTTATCATTATTATTTATTGGTATCACCTTATTCACCCTCTCCTCCTGCAGAAACAGTGACAGCACAGAAATGGAAGATACCACTCCCGGAAATCTGCAGATAAAATTTGAAAACGGCTTTAATAATCTGGGAGACATTGTACTGGGCCAAACAGCCCAAACTTCATCTGGCGGACAGAAGCATAATTTCACCACGTTAAAATATATTGTAAGCAATATTGTGCTGATTGATGAAAACGGAAAAGAATTTAAATACAATTACAATAATCCGGATAAAGGGGCTTTTATCATAGATCAGTCCGAAGCCAAGGCAGGAATTGTCTACATTGATCTGGCAGATATTCCACGGAATAACTACAAAAAAATCAGATTCGGACTTGGTATCAGTCAGTCGGCTTACCTTCTGGGACAGGACGGGCAAGGTATTTTCTGGCAAAAAGCAAAAGCTGCAGGAATGGCATGGTCATGGGCTTCCGGATATATTTTCACAAAACTTGAAGGCAATTACGGATCAGCAGCTCCGGACACCAAATTTATGAACCATTGCGGAAATATGGGAAATACTTCTGCTAATAACACTGCTGACTTATATCGAGAAATTACTCTGAACCTGCCTATGACAGCAAGGGTTACTAAAAACATTAAACCTTCCATACATATTCTGGCAGATCTTAATCAGTATCTGAGCGGACAAACTGCTCTGACTCTAAATAAAGATAACGAGATGGCTATGGGATCCAATCAACATCTGGTAAATGCGACTAATAATCTAACCAAAATGTTTAGGGTAGACCATGTTCATAATGATTAA
- a CDS encoding cytochrome-c peroxidase, translating into MFIMINLLQQFGRGSFPPLRILLFLILWTFMSCKNEYEGFSVNKDEAYQLNVPEGFPKMTFDVLGNPITVNGVALGKKLFYEGKLSRNNTISCGFCHIQEYAFTHHGHTVSHGIDDRLGIRNAPPIQNMVFLRNYTWDGVSHNLDERSLVPITTDFEMDSSMPEVVGKLSADANYKKMFRAAFGDDNITGERVLKALSQFMATMISADSKYDQYRKGQVSFTQEESEGFSLFQQKCASCHSGELFTDESYRNTGMYYNAQFDDKGRYRVTLNIADYMKFRVPSLRNIEYTAPYMHDGRFYSLEAVLNFYSDNVEDQPNLDPLLKQNGHIGIPMTNDEKQYIIAFLKTLSDKNFITNPKFSE; encoded by the coding sequence ATGTTCATAATGATTAATCTTTTACAACAATTCGGAAGAGGGTCATTTCCCCCTCTCCGGATTCTTTTGTTTCTTATTTTATGGACATTTATGTCCTGTAAAAATGAGTATGAAGGTTTCTCGGTGAATAAAGATGAGGCTTATCAGTTGAATGTTCCGGAAGGATTTCCCAAAATGACATTCGATGTTTTAGGAAACCCTATTACAGTAAACGGAGTTGCTCTGGGCAAAAAGCTTTTCTACGAAGGGAAACTCTCCCGGAATAATACAATCTCCTGCGGATTCTGTCATATTCAGGAATATGCCTTTACCCATCACGGGCATACCGTTAGTCACGGTATCGACGACAGACTGGGTATAAGAAATGCACCACCTATTCAGAATATGGTTTTTCTCAGGAATTATACATGGGATGGTGTAAGCCATAATCTGGATGAAAGATCATTAGTCCCTATAACAACAGATTTCGAGATGGATAGTTCTATGCCCGAAGTAGTGGGGAAACTAAGTGCGGATGCTAATTACAAAAAAATGTTCAGAGCTGCATTCGGAGATGATAATATCACAGGAGAAAGAGTATTGAAAGCCCTGTCCCAGTTTATGGCAACAATGATTTCTGCTGATTCCAAATACGATCAGTATCGAAAAGGGCAAGTCTCTTTTACGCAGGAAGAATCAGAAGGTTTCTCATTATTTCAGCAGAAATGTGCTTCTTGCCACTCAGGAGAATTGTTTACTGATGAAAGCTACAGAAATACAGGAATGTATTACAATGCTCAGTTCGATGATAAAGGAAGATACAGAGTAACACTAAACATAGCCGATTATATGAAGTTTCGGGTTCCCAGTCTCAGAAATATAGAATACACGGCACCTTATATGCACGACGGCAGGTTTTATTCATTGGAAGCTGTACTTAACTTTTACTCGGATAACGTAGAAGATCAGCCTAATCTGGACCCTCTTCTGAAACAGAACGGGCATATCGGGATTCCTATGACAAATGATGAAAAGCAATACATTATTGCATTTCTAAAGACTTTAAGTGATAAAAACTTTATAACAAATCCGAAGTTCTCGGAATAA